In the Leifsonia sp. 466MF genome, one interval contains:
- a CDS encoding O-acetylhomoserine aminocarboxypropyltransferase/cysteine synthase family protein, protein MADREYGFRTRAIHAGNIPDPVTGARALPIYQTSAFVFDDTADAAARFALQKYGNIYSRLANPTVASFEERVASLEGGLGAVATASGLSAQYITFASLVGAGDHIVASANLYGGSITQLDVTLRRFGVETTFVQSADPADYAAAITDRTKLVFAETIANPSGEIADIEGLAEVAHAAGIPLAIDSTIATPYLNRPFEWGADIVIHSATKFLGGHGTTLGGVVVESGRFDWHSSKFPLFGEPVPSYGGLQWSGNFGEYAFLTRLRAEQLRDIGPVLAPHSAFLLAQGVETLPYRIQAHVDNARAVAEWLDADPRIEKVFWAGLPEHPHHERALKYLPKGPGSVFSFVVKGGREVGQKFIESVNLASHLANIGDAKTLVIHPASTTHAQLTEQQLLDAGVLPGVVRISVGIEDVDDIIYDLDQALTIAVEEANAA, encoded by the coding sequence ATGGCAGATCGCGAATACGGTTTCCGCACGCGGGCGATCCACGCGGGCAACATCCCCGACCCGGTGACGGGAGCGCGCGCGCTGCCGATCTACCAGACCAGCGCGTTCGTGTTCGACGACACGGCGGATGCCGCGGCACGCTTCGCCCTGCAGAAGTACGGCAACATCTACTCGCGTCTCGCCAATCCGACCGTGGCCTCGTTCGAAGAGCGGGTCGCCAGCCTCGAAGGCGGCCTGGGCGCCGTGGCGACGGCCTCCGGCCTCAGCGCGCAGTACATCACCTTCGCGTCGCTGGTCGGTGCGGGCGACCACATCGTCGCGTCCGCGAACCTCTACGGCGGATCGATCACCCAGCTGGATGTGACCCTCCGGCGCTTCGGCGTCGAGACCACCTTCGTGCAGAGCGCCGATCCCGCGGACTACGCCGCCGCGATCACGGACCGCACCAAGCTCGTCTTCGCTGAGACCATCGCCAACCCCTCCGGCGAGATCGCCGACATCGAAGGGCTGGCGGAGGTCGCCCACGCGGCCGGCATCCCGCTCGCCATCGACTCCACGATCGCGACCCCGTACCTCAACCGGCCGTTCGAGTGGGGAGCCGACATCGTCATCCACTCGGCCACCAAGTTCCTCGGCGGCCACGGCACGACCCTCGGCGGCGTGGTGGTCGAGAGCGGACGCTTCGACTGGCACTCCTCGAAGTTCCCCCTGTTCGGCGAGCCGGTGCCCTCGTACGGCGGGCTGCAGTGGTCGGGCAACTTCGGCGAGTACGCGTTCCTCACGCGGCTGCGCGCGGAGCAGCTGCGCGACATCGGCCCGGTGCTCGCACCGCACTCGGCCTTCCTGCTGGCGCAGGGCGTCGAGACGCTGCCGTACCGCATCCAGGCGCACGTCGACAACGCTCGCGCAGTGGCCGAATGGCTGGATGCCGACCCGCGCATCGAGAAGGTGTTCTGGGCCGGACTGCCCGAGCACCCGCACCACGAACGCGCGCTCAAGTACCTGCCGAAGGGGCCGGGCAGCGTGTTCAGCTTCGTCGTGAAGGGCGGCCGGGAGGTGGGCCAGAAGTTCATCGAGTCGGTGAACCTCGCCAGCCACCTCGCCAACATCGGCGATGCGAAGACGCTGGTCATCCATCCCGCGTCGACCACCCACGCGCAGCTGACCGAGCAGCAGCTGCTCGACGCGGGTGTGCTGCCCGGCGTCGTGCGCATCAGCGTCGGGATCGAAGATGTCGACGACATCATCTACGATCTCGATCAGGCGCTCACGATCGCCGTCGAGGAGGCGAACGCAGCATGA
- a CDS encoding DMT family transporter — protein sequence MSWIVLILSGVLEAVWATALGRSEGLSRLWPSVVFVGALLASMAGLAFAMREIPTGTAYAVWVGIGAALTVLYAMTFGGDGFSLVKALLIVGLVGCVIGLKLVD from the coding sequence GTGTCCTGGATCGTTCTCATTCTCTCCGGCGTGCTCGAAGCCGTCTGGGCCACAGCGCTCGGCCGCTCGGAGGGGCTCTCGCGGCTGTGGCCGTCCGTGGTCTTCGTCGGAGCGCTTCTCGCATCCATGGCCGGACTGGCCTTCGCGATGCGGGAGATCCCCACCGGGACCGCCTATGCGGTCTGGGTCGGCATCGGCGCGGCGCTGACCGTGCTCTACGCGATGACGTTCGGCGGTGACGGGTTCTCCCTCGTCAAGGCGCTGCTGATCGTCGGCCTGGTGGGCTGTGTCATCGGACTGAAACTGGTCGACTGA
- a CDS encoding YeiH family protein: MSTPSVTARPLPWLPGLVVCAVAAAVAWGVHWLVPAVPLLTAAVVLGIVVGQLPVARPAVTGRLAPGLSVSAKRLMRIGVVLLGLKLSLGDIAGLGWVAILTTVGVVLLSFAGTFWIGRLMRLPGHQPLLIATGFSICGASAIGAMSGVVKPKDEEAATPVALVTLCGTLAIFVLPLFWHPLGLDAQQFGHWVGAGVHDVGQVVATAQLAGAAALAVAVVVKLTRVLMLAPIVAVAAVVERRRHVAGDPGVKRPPIVPLFVAGFLLAVLVRTFVPLPSAVTDGADTLQTVLLAMALFGLGTAVRLRTLVGTGGRALVTGLVSWLLIAVLALAAVWVSTAA, encoded by the coding sequence GTGAGCACTCCGTCGGTGACCGCCCGTCCGCTGCCCTGGCTTCCGGGCCTCGTGGTGTGCGCCGTGGCCGCGGCCGTCGCGTGGGGTGTCCACTGGCTGGTGCCCGCCGTGCCGCTGCTGACCGCGGCCGTGGTGCTCGGGATCGTGGTGGGCCAGCTCCCGGTCGCCCGGCCGGCCGTGACCGGACGACTCGCACCGGGACTGTCCGTCAGCGCCAAACGCCTGATGCGCATCGGCGTCGTGCTGCTCGGCCTGAAACTCAGCTTGGGCGACATCGCCGGGCTCGGCTGGGTGGCCATCCTGACCACCGTCGGCGTCGTGCTGCTCAGCTTCGCGGGCACCTTCTGGATCGGTCGGCTGATGCGCCTCCCGGGTCATCAGCCGCTCCTGATCGCCACCGGCTTCTCGATCTGCGGCGCATCCGCGATCGGCGCCATGAGCGGCGTCGTGAAGCCGAAGGACGAGGAGGCCGCGACTCCGGTCGCCCTGGTGACGCTGTGCGGCACGCTCGCGATCTTCGTCCTGCCGCTGTTCTGGCATCCACTGGGATTGGATGCGCAGCAGTTCGGCCACTGGGTCGGCGCCGGCGTCCACGACGTCGGGCAGGTCGTCGCGACCGCGCAACTCGCGGGCGCCGCCGCCCTGGCCGTCGCGGTCGTCGTCAAGCTCACCCGTGTGCTGATGCTCGCCCCGATCGTGGCGGTCGCCGCGGTCGTGGAGCGTCGCCGCCACGTCGCCGGCGACCCGGGCGTGAAGCGCCCGCCCATCGTCCCGCTCTTCGTCGCCGGGTTCCTGCTCGCCGTTCTGGTGCGGACGTTCGTGCCGCTCCCGTCCGCCGTGACGGACGGCGCCGACACCCTGCAGACCGTGCTGCTCGCCATGGCGCTGTTCGGCCTCGGCACCGCCGTCCGCCTCCGCACCCTGGTCGGCACCGGCGGGCGCGCCCTCGTCACCGGACTCGTCTCGTGGCTGCTGATCGCCGTGCTCGCGCTGGCCGCCGTCTGGGTGTCGACGGCCGCCTGA
- a CDS encoding S53 family peptidase has protein sequence MTDAEQPLDLVPLPGSERPERPGFRAHGGLAPDSRVDATLVLRRRAELPQSAFAEPLSRDELAERYGASPQDVELVRSTLEGLGLTVDEVDAGARRVRVSGPVQTVARVFGTDLAESSAEDAGEGATVYRQRTGGLSIPAALAGVVTAVLGLDDRPQARAQYRYVPAAAVNTSYTPPQLGTVYAFPDGTDGGGQTIAIIELGGGYVQEDLDTYFAGLGIPTPSVRAVGVDGGSNAPDGNPNGADGEVMLDIEVAGALAPKAEIVVYFAPNTDAGFLDAVTTAAHADPTPAAISISWGQSEDGWTAQARTAFDEALQDAAALGVTTTAAAGDDGSSDRVGDGRPHVDFPASSPHALACGGTRLEADTSTGTVRSEIVWNNGTGGGATGGGVSAVFPLPSWQAGVGVPSGADGTDAGGSANGPGGRGVPDVSAVADPQTGYRIRVDGQDTVIGGTSAVAPLWAALVARLAQSTGKPLGLLQPRLYDSVPAGKVADGFRDITTGDNGAYRAAAGWDACTGLGVPDGTRLLSSL, from the coding sequence ATGACCGATGCGGAACAGCCCCTCGACCTCGTCCCCCTTCCCGGAAGCGAACGGCCGGAACGTCCCGGCTTCCGCGCGCACGGCGGCCTCGCGCCCGACTCCCGGGTGGATGCGACGCTCGTCCTGCGCCGCCGCGCCGAACTCCCGCAGAGCGCCTTCGCCGAGCCGCTGAGCCGCGACGAGCTCGCGGAACGCTACGGCGCGTCCCCGCAGGACGTCGAACTGGTCCGCAGCACGCTCGAAGGGCTCGGGCTGACGGTCGACGAGGTGGATGCGGGCGCGCGTCGTGTCCGTGTCTCCGGCCCTGTGCAGACCGTCGCTCGGGTGTTCGGCACCGATCTGGCCGAGTCGAGCGCCGAAGACGCGGGCGAGGGTGCGACCGTCTACCGGCAGCGGACAGGGGGGCTCAGCATCCCGGCCGCGCTCGCCGGCGTGGTGACCGCTGTCCTCGGTCTCGACGACCGGCCTCAGGCGCGGGCGCAGTACCGCTACGTCCCCGCGGCCGCGGTCAACACGAGCTACACACCGCCGCAGCTCGGCACGGTCTACGCGTTCCCCGACGGCACCGACGGGGGCGGGCAGACCATCGCCATCATCGAACTCGGCGGCGGCTACGTGCAGGAGGACCTCGACACCTACTTCGCCGGCCTCGGCATCCCGACGCCCAGCGTGCGCGCGGTCGGCGTCGACGGCGGCTCGAACGCACCGGACGGCAACCCGAACGGCGCCGACGGCGAGGTCATGCTCGACATCGAGGTGGCCGGCGCGCTGGCCCCGAAGGCCGAGATCGTCGTCTACTTCGCGCCCAACACCGACGCCGGCTTCCTGGATGCGGTGACCACCGCCGCGCACGCGGACCCGACCCCCGCGGCGATCAGCATCAGCTGGGGTCAGTCGGAGGACGGCTGGACGGCGCAGGCGCGCACCGCGTTCGATGAGGCGCTGCAGGACGCCGCCGCCCTCGGCGTGACGACCACCGCGGCCGCGGGAGACGACGGGAGCAGCGACCGGGTCGGCGACGGACGGCCGCACGTCGACTTCCCCGCCTCCTCGCCGCACGCGCTCGCCTGCGGAGGCACGCGGCTCGAGGCGGACACCTCGACCGGCACGGTGCGCTCGGAGATCGTCTGGAACAACGGGACGGGCGGCGGCGCCACCGGGGGCGGCGTCAGCGCGGTCTTCCCGCTGCCGTCGTGGCAGGCGGGAGTCGGGGTGCCTTCGGGTGCGGACGGGACCGACGCGGGAGGCTCGGCCAACGGCCCGGGCGGGCGCGGGGTGCCCGACGTCTCGGCGGTCGCGGACCCTCAGACCGGATACCGCATCCGCGTCGACGGTCAGGACACCGTGATCGGCGGCACCAGCGCGGTCGCCCCGCTGTGGGCGGCGCTCGTGGCCCGGCTGGCGCAGTCCACGGGGAAGCCGCTCGGGCTACTCCAGCCCCGGCTCTACGATTCCGTTCCTGCCGGGAAAGTGGCGGACGGGTTCCGTGACATCACGACCGGCGACAACGGCGCTTATCGGGCGGCGGCCGGGTGGGACGCGTGCACGGGTCTGGGCGTGCCGGACGGGACGAGGCTGCTGTCGTCGCTCTGA